CGGTCGTGTTCGCGCTGCCCTACCAGGATCCGCCCGAGATGCCGGATGCCGAGTTCGACATGTGGCTGTGCACCGGTCGCGTGCTGGAGCACTGGCACACCGGCTCGATGACGCGCCGCGTGCCCGAGCTGCACCGCTCGGTGCCCGAAGCCCAGGTCTTCATGCACCCGGACGACGCGCAGAAGCGCGGCCTGCAGCGCGGCATGGCGGTCAAGGTGTCGTCGCGGCGCGGCGAGATCGTTGCCCGTCTCGAGACTCGCGGCCGCAACAAGCCGCCGGTCGGCCTGATCTTCGTGCCCTTCTTCGACGAAGGCCGGCTGGTGAACAAGCTCACGCTCGACGCCACCTGCCCGATCTCGAAAGAGACCGACTACAAGAAGTGCGCGGTCAAGGTGGTCAAGGCCTGATCGACAGGAGGCGTGAGCCCGACGCCCCGCCGACCGGGGGGACGGCCCCGGGCGCAGGCTCACGACGAACATGAACGACATCGCGAAACCGACCGGACGTACCGCAGCCAGCGCACCGTCGCCGCGTCGCCGCTTCCTGAAGGATGCGGCGGGCGTCGCCGGCGGCGCGGGCCTGCTCGCGCTCGGAGCCGGGATGTACGCGAAGCAGGCGTCGGCGCTGCCGGCCACTGCCATCCGTCCGCCCGGCGCGCTCCCCGAACACGACTTCCTGGCGGCCTGCGTGCGCTGCGGCTTGTGCGTGCGCGACTGCCCCTACGACACGCTGAAGCTGGCCGAACTCGGCGACAGCGTGGCGACGGGCACGCCGTACTTCGAAGCGCGCAAGATCCCCTGTGAAATGTGCGAGGACATCCCCTGCGTGGTCGCCTGTCCGACCGGTGCGCTCGATCGCGGGCTCACCGACATCGGCAAGGCGAAGATGGGGCTGGCCGTGCTCATCGACCAGGAGAACTGCCTCAACTTCCTCGGTCTGCGTTGCGACGTGTGCTACCGCGTGTGCCCGGTCATCGACAAGGCGATCACGCTCGAACGCATGCACAACCCGCGCTCCGACCGCCATGCCATGCTGCTGCCGACGGTGCATTCGGAGCACTGCACCGGCTGCGGCAAGTGCGAGAAGGCCTGCGTGCTGCCCGGCGAGTCGGCGATCAAGGTGCTGCCGATCAAGCTGGCGCAAGGCTCCAAGGCCGAGCACTACCTGCGCGGCTGGGAAGAGAAGGAGGCGGCCGGCGGCTCGCTGATCGGCGACCAGGTCGAACTGCCCGTTCGCGGCCTCGAGGACAAGGCCTACGGCGACACTCGCGTCAAGCCGGGTGACGGTCCGCAGGGTCCGGACACCAGGCCGGCCCAGCCCGCCGGCAGCGGTCTGGATTCGGGGTGGAAGCCATGAGCGCGCAGACGACGACCGGCGGCGTGCCGGAGCGCAAGGTTCCGCCTACCAGCGTGCGCGGCGCCGCGATGCGCGGCGTGGTGGCGCGCCCCGGGCAGGAAGCGATCGAGGCCAAGGGCTGGCTGCGGGCGCACAAGTGGCTGCTGCTGCGGCGCGCCTCGCAACTGGGCATCCTGGCGCTGTTCCTCGTCGGGCCGTGGCTCGGGTGGTGGATCGTGAAGGGCAACCTGTCGTCCAGCCTGACGCTGGGTGTGCTGCCCCTGACCGATCCCTTCCTGATCGCACAGCAGCTTGCGGCGGGGCGGTGGCCCTACCGCGAGGCCTTGCTGGGTGGCGGCATCGTGCTGGCCTTCTATCTCCTGCTCGGCGGGCGGCTGTTCTGCTCGTGGGTATGCCCGGTGAACCTCGTCACCGACGCCGCCGCCTGGCTGCGCCGGCGTCTGGGCTTGAAGGGCGGCAAGGCGCCTGCGGGCAACACGCGCTACTGGCTGCTGGGCTTCGTGCTGGTGACTGCAGCGGCGACCGGTTCGTTGGCATGGGAGTGGGTTAACCCGGTGTCGATGTTCCACCGCGGGCTGATCTTCGGCTTCGGCCTCGCCTGGGGCCTCGTCGGTGGCATCTTCTTCTACGACCTGCTGATCGCACCGCGCGGCTGGTGTGGCCACCTGTGTCCGCAGGGTGCTTTCTACGCGTTGCTCGGCCGCGCTTCGGTGGTCAAGGTGTCGGCGGACAGGCGGAGCGCCTGCAACGACTGCATGGACTGCTTCGCGGTGTGCCCCGAGCCCCAGGTCATCCGACCTGCACTGAAGGGCGTGGGGCAGGACCACCCCCTCATTCTGGATGCCGACTGCACCACCTGCGGACGCTGCGTGGATGTGTGCGGCAAGGACGTTTTCCGTATTACGACCCGATTCAACAGGAGCGAGTCAAAATGAAAAAACAGACACGAAATCTGGTGCTCGCGCTCGTCGCCGCAATCGGCTTCGGCGCCGTGGTACCGTCGTCGGCGATGGCCCAGGCCGTCAAGAGCATCCGTGGCGCCGACGTCGCAGAGCAGGAGCTGCAGGTCGGCAACTACAAGCCGATTCCGGACCAGGCGCCGATCGAGCGCGACTACGTGCAGCAGCCGCCGCTGATTCCGCACAAGGTCGAAGGCTATGAAGTCACGATGAACTTCAACAAGTGCATGGATTGTCACGCCTGGAGCCGCTACAAGGAGTCGGGCGCGACCAAGGTCAGCCTGACGCACTTCAAGGACCGCGATGGTGGGGAGTTGTCGAACATCTCGCCGCGCCGCTATTTCTGCATGCAGTGCCACGTGCCGCAGACCGACGCCAAGCCGCTGGTGGAAAACAAGTTCCAGCGCGCGGAAGGCCTGCGCTGAGGCTTCAATAAACGGGGATCGTCATGACCGACAACAACAAGAGCCTGATTCAGCGCATACGCGGCGCAGGCTGGGGCGCCATCGTGCTGCTCGTCGCTTTGGGCGTGATCTTCTGGGGTGGCTTCAACTGGGCCCTGGAGATGACCAACACCGAGAAGTTCTGCATTTCCTGCCACGAGATGGAGGAAAACGTCTTCAAGGAGTACCGCAACACCATCCATTACCAGAACCGCACCGGTGTGCGCGCGACCTGCCCGGACTGCCACGTACCCAAGGAGTGGGGGCCGAAGATGATCCGCAAGATCAAGGCCTCGCGGGAGCTCTACGGCAAGGTGATGGGCACCATCAGCACGCCGGAGAAGTTCGCCCAGGAGCGTCCGCGCCTCGCGCAGAACGAATGGAACCGCATGAAGGCGAACAACTCGCAGGAGTGCCGCAACTGCCACAACTACGAGTATTTCGACTACTCGGTGCAGGGCCGTCGCTCGAACCAGATGCACCAGGCCGGCTTCGCCGAAGGCAAGACCTGCATCGATTGCCACAAGGGCATCGCGCACTCGCTGCCGCCGGTCAAGCAGGACATCGGCGTCGATCGCGGCGGTGTCGCCCCCGAGGTGATGCACCCGCCGGTGCAGAAGCAGTAAGGACGCCGGCCGGACGGCTGACCGTCCCGGTTCGCGCAACCGGCCCCGCCATCTGCCCACGGGTGGAGCGGGGCCGGTGTCGTTCCGCGCGTCCGGGATGGCGCCGGCCTGACCCCTGTGGTTCAATCGCGCCCATGCTCGAAGTTGAAGATCTCGCCTGCCTGAAGGGCGATCGCCTGTTGTTCCGCGACCTCGCCCTCCGCCTGCAGGCGGGAGAGCTGCTGCGCATCGCCGGCCCCAATGGCGTCGGCAAGACGAGCCTGCTGCGCCTGGTCACCGGCCTGGCGCTGCCCGAGGCCGGCGAGATCCGCTGGCGCGGCGAGTCGATCCGGCGCGAGCGCGAGGCCTTTCATCGCGAACTGCTCTATCTCGGCCACGCACCGGCCATCAACGATCTGCTGAGCCCGCTCGAGAACCTGCGCTTCGCCTGTGCCGCCGCAGGCGACGAGGTCGATGCCGAAACCTGCATGCAGGCGCTGGTGCGCATCGGTCTCGAGAACCAGCTCGATCTGCCGGCGCGCGTGTTGTCGCAGGGCCAGCGCCGCCGTGTGAGCCTCGCCCGCTTGTTCCTGTCCGGGCGACGGGCGCTGTGGGTGCTGGACGAACCCTTCACCGCACTCGACGTGAAGGCCGTCGCCGACTTGGCGCAGGCCTTGTCCGACCACTGCGCCGCGGGTGGCATGGTGATGCTGACCACCCATCAGGACGCGCCCTTCGCGCTCACGCCGCGGGTGCTCGACGTCGGAGCCTATGCATGCTGAGCACCTTCCTCGCCGTGTTGCGTCGCGACCTGCTGCTGGCCTGGCGCGGGCGCGCCGACGTGCTGGTCACGCTGGCCTTCTTCGTCATCGTCGTCTGCCTGTTCCCCTTCGGCGTTGGCGCCGAGCCCAACCAGTTGCGCGCGATCGCGCCCGGCGTGCTGTGGGTCGCGGCGCTGCTCGCCTGCCTGCTGTCGCTGCACAGACTGTTCGCCCAGGACTACGCCGACGGAACCCTGGAGCAGCTTCTCCTGTCTAGCGAACCGGCTGCACTGTGGGTGACGGCCAAGGTGCTGGCCTTCTGGCTCAGTACCGGGCTGCCCGTGGTGGCGGTTGCGCCTGGCCTGGCGCTGCTGCTTGACCTTGAACAAGGCGCCTTGCCGGTGCTGGTTTTAAGTTTGGCGCTGGGTACGCCGATCCTCGGCTTGCTGGGGGCGGTGGGCGCGGCGCTGACGCTGGGCCTGCGTGGCGGCGGCATGTTGCTGGCATTGCTTGTGCTGCCGCTGTTCGTGCCGGTGCTGATCTTCGGGGCAGGTGCGGTCGAGGCCGAGATGTCGGGCGCCGGCGCTGCAGCGCACCTGCTGCTGCTGGGCGGTGGTCTGGCTGGTGCGCTGGCGCTGGCACCGTGGGCGTGTGCTGCAGCCTTGCGCATCACGACTGATTGAAGAATGAACCCTTGGCCGGCGCGAGTGCAGCCGGCCCAATGTAGAGACGACGAGTAGCCCACGCATGAATGCTCCCGAGCGCAGCCGCAGCCTTTTCCGCTTCGCCGCCCCGAACAACTTCTATCCGCTGGCAGGTCGCCTTGCGCCCTGGTTTGCCGCCGCAGCGCTGGTCCTGACGCTGGCCGGCCTGTGGCTCGGCTTCTTCGTTGCGCCGACCGATGCCACGCAGGGCCAGGTCTATCGCGTCATCTTCATCCACGTGCCGGCGGCCTGGATGTCGATGTTCATCTACCTGGTCATGGCCTTCTGGTCGGCGGTCGGTCTGGTCATGAACACCCGCCTGTCCTTCGTCATGAGCCAGGCGCTGGCACCGACTGGCGCGATGTTCTGCTTCGTCGCGCTGTGGACCGGCGCGCTGTGGGGCAAGCCCACCTGGGGGGCCTACTGGGTGTGGGACGCGCGCCTGACCTCGCAACTGTTGCTGCTCTTCCTCTATTTCGGCTTCATCGCGCTCACGCGTGCGATCGAGGATCCGCGCCGCGCCGATCGGGCCGGTGCCATCATCGCCCTGGTGGGTGCGGTCAATGTGCCGATCATCTATTTTTCGGTGCAATGGTGGAACACCCTGCACCAGGGCGCCTCGGTCAGCCTGACCAAGGCGCCGTCGATGGCGACGACCATGCTCGCCGGCATGCTGGTGATGGCGATTGCGGCATGGATGTACACGATTGCGGTGGTGCTGTGGCGCGCGCGGTCGATGATTCTCGAGCGCGAGCGGCACACCGAGTGGGTTGGCGCGGTGCTCGAGCATGAGGCGCAGCTCAAGGGAGGACGTGCCTGATGGCGCAGTGGGAAAGCTGGTCCGCATTCTGGGACATGGGCGGCGCGGCCTTTTTCGTGTGGGGCAGCTACGGCGTGACCTTCGCGCTGATGGCGCTGGAACTCGTGCTGGTGTTGCGGCGTCGGAAGGACACGGTCACGCGGCTGCTGCGCTGGCGGCGTGCGGTTGGCAAGGATTCAGCAAGGAAGACCGGCGCGTCCGTGCCGGTCATGGAGTCGGAAACATGAAAGCCCGTAGCAAACGTCTGATGCTCGTCGGCGGCGGGGTGGCCCTGCTCGTCGCGGCGGTCGCCCTAGTGCTGAGCGCCTTCCAGCAGAACCTGGTGTTCTTCCACACGCCCAGCGAGGTCGCCGAAGGCAAGGCGCCGACCGGCAAGACCTTCCGCGTCGGCGGCATGGTCGAGGAGGGCTCGATCAAGCGCGAGGCCGACGGTCTGACCGTCAGCTTCGCCATCACGGACACGGCCAGGGTGATCCCGGTGAGCTATCGTGGCACGCTGCCCGACCTGTTCAAGGAGGGCAAGGGCGCGGTGGTGCAGGGCAAGCTCGAGGCCGACGGCACCTTCCGTGCCACCGAGGTGCTGGCCAAGCACGACGAGAACTACATGCCGCCGGAAGCGGCGCATGCGGTGGAACAGGCCAGCAAGGCCGCAGCAACCGTGAGCCAGTGACATGATCCCCGAACTCGGACATTTCGCCCTCGTCCTCGCGCTGGTGCTTGCCCTGGTGCAGGCCGTGGTGCCGATGGTGGGCGCCAGCCGCAACCGCTTCGCTCTGATGGC
This genomic window from Thauera humireducens contains:
- the napG gene encoding ferredoxin-type protein NapG, giving the protein MNDIAKPTGRTAASAPSPRRRFLKDAAGVAGGAGLLALGAGMYAKQASALPATAIRPPGALPEHDFLAACVRCGLCVRDCPYDTLKLAELGDSVATGTPYFEARKIPCEMCEDIPCVVACPTGALDRGLTDIGKAKMGLAVLIDQENCLNFLGLRCDVCYRVCPVIDKAITLERMHNPRSDRHAMLLPTVHSEHCTGCGKCEKACVLPGESAIKVLPIKLAQGSKAEHYLRGWEEKEAAGGSLIGDQVELPVRGLEDKAYGDTRVKPGDGPQGPDTRPAQPAGSGLDSGWKP
- the napH gene encoding quinol dehydrogenase ferredoxin subunit NapH, which translates into the protein MSAQTTTGGVPERKVPPTSVRGAAMRGVVARPGQEAIEAKGWLRAHKWLLLRRASQLGILALFLVGPWLGWWIVKGNLSSSLTLGVLPLTDPFLIAQQLAAGRWPYREALLGGGIVLAFYLLLGGRLFCSWVCPVNLVTDAAAWLRRRLGLKGGKAPAGNTRYWLLGFVLVTAAATGSLAWEWVNPVSMFHRGLIFGFGLAWGLVGGIFFYDLLIAPRGWCGHLCPQGAFYALLGRASVVKVSADRRSACNDCMDCFAVCPEPQVIRPALKGVGQDHPLILDADCTTCGRCVDVCGKDVFRITTRFNRSESK
- a CDS encoding nitrate reductase cytochrome c-type subunit, translated to MKKQTRNLVLALVAAIGFGAVVPSSAMAQAVKSIRGADVAEQELQVGNYKPIPDQAPIERDYVQQPPLIPHKVEGYEVTMNFNKCMDCHAWSRYKESGATKVSLTHFKDRDGGELSNISPRRYFCMQCHVPQTDAKPLVENKFQRAEGLR
- a CDS encoding NapC/NirT family cytochrome c: MTDNNKSLIQRIRGAGWGAIVLLVALGVIFWGGFNWALEMTNTEKFCISCHEMEENVFKEYRNTIHYQNRTGVRATCPDCHVPKEWGPKMIRKIKASRELYGKVMGTISTPEKFAQERPRLAQNEWNRMKANNSQECRNCHNYEYFDYSVQGRRSNQMHQAGFAEGKTCIDCHKGIAHSLPPVKQDIGVDRGGVAPEVMHPPVQKQ
- the ccmA gene encoding cytochrome c biogenesis heme-transporting ATPase CcmA, producing the protein MLEVEDLACLKGDRLLFRDLALRLQAGELLRIAGPNGVGKTSLLRLVTGLALPEAGEIRWRGESIRREREAFHRELLYLGHAPAINDLLSPLENLRFACAAAGDEVDAETCMQALVRIGLENQLDLPARVLSQGQRRRVSLARLFLSGRRALWVLDEPFTALDVKAVADLAQALSDHCAAGGMVMLTTHQDAPFALTPRVLDVGAYAC
- the ccmB gene encoding heme exporter protein CcmB → MLSTFLAVLRRDLLLAWRGRADVLVTLAFFVIVVCLFPFGVGAEPNQLRAIAPGVLWVAALLACLLSLHRLFAQDYADGTLEQLLLSSEPAALWVTAKVLAFWLSTGLPVVAVAPGLALLLDLEQGALPVLVLSLALGTPILGLLGAVGAALTLGLRGGGMLLALLVLPLFVPVLIFGAGAVEAEMSGAGAAAHLLLLGGGLAGALALAPWACAAALRITTD
- the ccmC gene encoding heme ABC transporter permease CcmC, translated to MNAPERSRSLFRFAAPNNFYPLAGRLAPWFAAAALVLTLAGLWLGFFVAPTDATQGQVYRVIFIHVPAAWMSMFIYLVMAFWSAVGLVMNTRLSFVMSQALAPTGAMFCFVALWTGALWGKPTWGAYWVWDARLTSQLLLLFLYFGFIALTRAIEDPRRADRAGAIIALVGAVNVPIIYFSVQWWNTLHQGASVSLTKAPSMATTMLAGMLVMAIAAWMYTIAVVLWRARSMILERERHTEWVGAVLEHEAQLKGGRA
- the ccmD gene encoding heme exporter protein CcmD; this encodes MAQWESWSAFWDMGGAAFFVWGSYGVTFALMALELVLVLRRRKDTVTRLLRWRRAVGKDSARKTGASVPVMESET
- the ccmE gene encoding cytochrome c maturation protein CcmE, giving the protein MKARSKRLMLVGGGVALLVAAVALVLSAFQQNLVFFHTPSEVAEGKAPTGKTFRVGGMVEEGSIKREADGLTVSFAITDTARVIPVSYRGTLPDLFKEGKGAVVQGKLEADGTFRATEVLAKHDENYMPPEAAHAVEQASKAAATVSQ